A stretch of the Lolium perenne isolate Kyuss_39 chromosome 3, Kyuss_2.0, whole genome shotgun sequence genome encodes the following:
- the LOC127344581 gene encoding uncharacterized protein gives MGTRMTVVRRLPVALSSALLEWILMLLLFIDAVYSYLITRFARLCKLPAPCPFCSRLDHVLGNEEPCFYMELICKTHKSEISSLAFCRLHQKLAGAETMCDGCSSSSLAPKQKPDNNDTKDEPMVDVDVFDGTQGDGDVLHSPLTRICSCCAQHFKQRDISSFSQESRELKPANSPKICTVDEPLETKDIYHQSDHTTHERYSPLQMTSDSEAEVPCADDGRDSPPLGAFDMEKDLQEDAVGEMPVLPPHEVVKPSEMNDEKEQKVSVSGNVSSAYPVPDDMHPGSVISGSQSEATDISSRGWATQRDPPIAIEELYLEDATVPQIPVASTAELPEVLGETESRQMTSDSSINPYISQFTILEQHYVVSEDKKLKDNPEEANDQGTCEPVAKDSHFVASEDTHLKDNSADIHVSQVSADPDTPAEIEDNNPKKAEPIGETEINELISQDPSGPAFKDFAEEAHIPPVAIRSSGEVSQGLDAIEEHSQTSEIVGERRPSLSTQISMTEAYNLAIGMKSSFPSPTWTDVILGKGTSSSVNGELRLLLSQLSASRGLEATWLDPGPSPRSYGRGDDLIVQNITKRISIERNVSGLESLDGSVVSEMEGESPIDRLRRQIDLDRKSIHLLCRELEEERNAAAIAASQALAMITRLQDEKAAMQMEASHYQRMMEEQAEYDNEALAQANELLAQREQQVEELEAELENYRTQFGGGGPTERQDNQLPFEGQNTTTTLLEDERAYISECLRKLEKKLHVYSNNSTTDLSNSDAIEDDLSNKMPISEDDSLHHQENSRETHEPILLATEGQSSTMNGVVDVSVFQEEISNLHKRLKILEGDRDFLEHSVNSLKNGKEGAQFIREIACNLRELRAIAIDNK, from the exons ATGGGAACAAGGATGACAGTTGTACGGCGGTTGCCAGTCGCACTATCCTCGGCATTGCTCGAGTGGATCTTGATGCTCCTGCTATTCATCGATGCAGTTTACTCCTACCTGATCACAAGATTTGCCCGTCTCTGCAAGTTACCGGCCCCTTGCCCGTTCTGCTCACGGCTAGATCATGTTCTGGGTAACGAGGAACCATGCTTCTACATGGAATTGATCTGCAAAACTCACAAGTCAGAGATCTCGTCTTTGGCCTTCTGCCGCCTCCACCAGAAGCTTGCGGGCGCGGAAACCATGTGTGATGGATGCAGCAGTAGCTCACTTGCTCCAAAACAGAAACCAGACAACAATGACACCAAAGATGAGCCCATGGTGGATGTCGATGTATTCGATGGTACCCAAGGAGATGGTGATGTGTTGCATTCCCCTCTTACTAGAATTTGTTCATGTTGTGCACAGCATTTTAAGCAACGAGACATATCATCGTTTTCTCAAGAAAGCAGGGAGCTAAAACCTGCCAACTCACCAAAGATCTGCACAGTGGATGAACCTTTGGAAACCAAAGACATTTACCACCAGAGTGATCATACAACCCATGAGAGATACAGTCCTCTACAGATGACATCTGACTCCGAGGCTGAGGTCCCTTGCGCTGATGATGGCAGAGATTCTCCCCCTCTTGGAGCCTTTGATATGGAAAAAGACTTGCAGGAAGATGCAGTTGGTGAGATGCCAGTTCTTCCACCCCATGAGGTGGTCAAGCCATCTGAAATGAATGATGAGAAAGAACAAAAAGTGTCTGTCTCCGGTAATGTATCTTCAGCATACCCTGTTCCAGATGATATGCATCCTGGCAGTGTGATAAGTGGGAGCCAAAGTGAGGCAACGGATATCTCATCCAGAGGATGGGCAACGCAGCGTGACCCTCCAATTGCCATAGAAGAGTTATATTTAGAAG ATGCCACCGTTCCCCAAATTCCAGTTGCGTCAACTGCTGAGTTACCGGAGGTTCTTGGTGAAACAGAATCACGGCAGATGACAAGTGACAGCAGCATCAACCCATATATATCTCAATTCACAATATTAGAGCAACACTATGTTGTCTCAGAGGACAAAAAATTAAAAG ATAATCCAGAAGAAGCTAATGATCAAGGTACATGTGAACCAGTAGCCAAAGATTCCCATTTTGTTGCTTCAGAAGATACACATCTGAAAG ACAATTCCGCAGATATCCATGTTTCACAGGTTAGTGCCGATCCAGATACTCCTGCTGAAATTGAAGATAATAATCCTAAGAAAGCTGAACCCATTGGTGAGACGGAAATAAATGAACTGATATCCCAAGATCCTTCCGGTCCAGCTTTTAAAG ATTTTGCGGAAGAGGCGCATATTCCGCCAGTTGCGATTAGATCAAGTGGTGAAGTATCTCAGGGTCTTGATGCCATTGAGGAACATTCCCAAACAAGTGAAATCGTTGGCGAAAGGAGGCCATCCCTTAGCACTCAGATTAGCATGACCGAAGCTTACAATCTAGCAATTGGTATGAAGAGTAGTTTCCCATCCCCAACCTGGACTGATGTGATTCTTGGAAAGGGCACTTCGTCTAGTGTAAACGGAGAATTAAGGCTACTGCTGTCACAGCTCTCAGCTTCCAGGGGGCTTGAAGCAACTTGGCTGGACCCAGGCCCTAGCCCACGCTCATACGGGCGTGGTGATGATTTGATAGTGCAGAACATAACAAAAAGAATTTCAATCGAGAGAAATGTTTCTGGTTTGGAATCGCTGGATGGAAGCGTTGTTAGTGAGATGGAAGGTGAAAGCCCCATTGACCGGTTAAGACGACAGATTGATCTAGACCGGAAATCCATACACCTCCTCTGCAGGGAGCTGGAAGAAGAGAGAAATGCTGCAGCAATTGCTGCAAGTCAAGCGTTGGCTATGATCACCAGGCTGCAGGATGAGAAGGCTGCGATGCAGATGGAAGCTTCGCATTACCAGCGGATGATGGAAGAACAAGCAGAATACGATAATGAAGCCCTTGCACAAGCTAACGAGCTGCTTGCTCAAAGAGAACAACAAGTAGAGGAATTGGAAGCTGAGCTCGAAAACTACAGGACACAGTTTGGAGGGGGAGGGCCAACAGAGAGACAAGACAACCAGCTCCCGTTTGAAGGACAAAACACCACTACAACTTTGCTTGAAGATGAAAGGGCATACATATCAGAATGTTTGAGGAAGCTGGAGAAGAAGCTTCATGTGTACTCCAACAACAGTACTACAGATTTATCAAATTCAGATGCTATAGAGGATGACCTTTCCAACAAAATGCCCATTTCAGAAGACGACTCCCTACATCATCAAGAAAACTCAAGGGAGACACATGAGCCTATTCTCTTGGCTACGGAAGGTCAGTCTTCAACAATGAACGGAGTGGTTGATGTATCCGTATTTCAAGAGGAAATCTCAAACTTGCATAAAAGATTGAAGATTCTAGAAGGAGACCGCGATTTTCTTGAGCACAGTGTAAACTCGCTAAAGAATGGCAAAGAAGGTGCACAGTTCATAAGGGAAATTGCTTGCAACCTCAGAGAACTCCGAGCTATTGCCATTGACAATAAATAG
- the LOC127344580 gene encoding uncharacterized protein: MLIDDSVGSTAELGDEDRSVSGDSLSEWRSCDQVDSGSPSTSPPFWDTDGEDDDPGPGPSSLFGRHTWRIKNFSKEKKREMKSEPFEAGGFKWYILVYPQGCDVSNHLSLFLCVANHDKHLPGWSQFAQFTIAVGNLDPKKVKYSDTLHKFWKKEHDWGWKKFMELSKIQDGFLVDDVLEIIAQVQVIREKVDRPFRCLDRLYRRELLRVYMTNIEQIYRRSVEEHRSKLTKLTEDKMRWSSFRAFWLAIDPSTRHRMSREKSDVILKIIVKHFFVEKEVTSTLVMDSLHTGLKALEHQCGGKKSRGKLMDSEESPLSPAPMVHVDMDMFVLAGDVLALLERAALEPLPCQPLSPKDDKCSQSRTKDGSSGEVKVSIEHEEKRLTEFGQKILETFVLSHIFSGIEVAYQEAVALKRQEELIREEEEAGLLESEMKGKRSITEKEKRAKKKQAKQKKNNRKIKDKDREEKFDSTFPEKDKDDSTIHDMEDSKQAGQVDMKVDTSEEGASDMSDNFDGSAEVCQTDAGDKILQPLGGMNVVGIETENMSTGKNCIVESNLSSSSSESATMNIMQGKRDNLPAGSSQILPCLRGKTQRTRVISSMDSAKHDDDLPSSTATGSDRNTSGCGPAPKLDHETVLLTLKDRLQKLGQRLHEKEIEGRKLLKAHLEKKAAAEAASSSSSSSSLEKTPGGLKNPEQHSVTSPDACTYAPPLRSQSVATDGALPAKQNTRISIESGPIVAPTPNKVVPALGKEHVSSLKLKTDRATPVTSRSLSVDKAATLTTSSSLVNKAIPAPSESPAARVAKAAKPIPAPLKSSAPQADKVTKATPVPPNPPAPHVEKVAKAIPVLPKPPAPQVEKVAKAIPVLPKSPAPQIDKVVSLNAVPRQWPPLSNSEPRKVSVPKKIVVTSVPQTPAASRSLIAPLFQAPRATLSSTPAVQVPPLQSRSFTVSRRASKEPSPPVPSYVPQTYRNAIVGNGGLDTTLSSYDKVTSLGQSNTLSEPLSAYASATSVMLPPVGRNGQLPGNQGFMSGHGKLDTLDNWHPWKGDSDANKHMWRNDTPYQQLNGDAHIHPWNDNLYQQASYRETEEQGRFGGIQHRQFQREIPTNFVSHQLQGSVGEEFPHLDIINDLLEEEQSKVSMAEPPIHEYRTFGLPFSPSGNLVEADIASLSNSGRLNLTDHYYEGYPGAYDMPNAIHRPREGQFSTSNAYSNGRVDSISSKPWVYSYPNPVVNPGINSNGYTQQMGDYTNYASGRVHEEYLYRRADGRW; the protein is encoded by the exons ATGCTGATTGACGACTCTGTTGGGAGCACAGCTGAGTTGGGGGATGAGGATCGCAGCGTGTCCGGCGATTCCCTGTCGGAATGGCGGTCCTGCGACCAGGTCGACAGTGGGAGCCCTTCTACGTCCCCGCCCTTCTGGGACACGGATGGCGAAGACGATGATCCTG GGCCTGGTCCTTCAAGTTTATTTGGGCGACACACATGGCGTATTAAAAACTTTTCAAAGGAGAAGAAAAGAGAAATGAAAAGTGAACCATTTGAAGCTGGTGGATTTAAGTG GTACATTCTAGTTTACCCTCAAGGATGTGATGTCTCCAATCACTTGTCGCTGTTTCTGTGTGTTGCTAATCATGACAAACACCTTCCAG GATGGAGCCAGTTTGCACAGTTCACCATAGCCGTGGGCAATCTTGATCCTAAGAAGGTTAAATATTCTG ATACCTTGCACAAATTTTGGAAGAAGGAGCATGACTGGGGATGGAAGAAATTCATGGAGTTGTCAAAGATTCAAGATGGTTTTCTTGTCGATGATGTCCTCGAAATCATAGCTCAAGTTCAAGTTATTAG GGAGAAAGTGGACCGCCCGTTTCGTTGCCTTGACCGCCTTTATCGACGAGAGCTACTCCGTGTCTATATGACAAATATAGAGCAAATTTACCGTCGTTCTGTTGAAGAACACAGAAGCAAACTTACCAAGCTCACTGAGGACAAGATGAGATGGTCCAG TTTTCGCGCTTTCTGGCTTGCAATCGACCCAAGCACAAGACATCGCATGTCCAGAGAGAAGAGTGATGTCATATTGAAAATAATTGTGAAGCATTTCTTTGTAGAGAAAGAGGTCACTTCAACACTAGTTATGGACTCCCTGCATACGGGGCTGAAGGCACTTGAGCACCAGTGCGGGGGAAAGAAAAGTAGAGGAAAATTAATGGACTCAGAGGAGTCACCACTCTCACCAGCACCTATGGTCCATGTTGATATGGACATGTTTGTTTTAGCTGGTGATGTCCTAGCTTTGCTTGAGAGGGCAGCTTTAGAACCCTTGCCTTGTCAACCTCTGTCTCCAAAGGATGATAAATGCTCCCAGAGCCGCACTAAG GATGGTAGTTCCGGAGAAGTTAAAGTTTCAATTGAGCATGAAGAAAAGCGCCTAACTGAGTTTGGTCAGAAGATACTTGAAACTTTTGTTCTATCTCATATATTTAG TGGGATTGAGGTCGCTTATCAAGAAGCTGTTGCTTTGAAGAGGCAAGAAGAGCTGATTCGTGAAGAGGAAGAAGCTGGGCTCCTTGAAAGTGAGATGAAGGGAAAGCGCAGTATCACTGAAAAGGAGAAGCGTGCAAAGAAAAAACAG GCCAAACAAAAGAAGAACAATCGGAAGATTAAAGACAAGGATAGAGAGGAAAAGTTTGATTCAACTTTTCCAGAAAAGGATAAAGATGATAGCACCATTCATGATATGGAGGATTCTAAGCAGGCAGGACAAGTAGACATGAAAGTTGATACCTCTGAAGAAGGTGCTTCAGACATGTCAGATAATTTTGATGGATCAGCTGAGGTATGTCAAACTGATGCAGGTGACAAAATTTTACAACCTTTAGGTGGGATGAATGTTGTTGGCATTGAGACGGAAAATATGTCTACTGGGAAGAACTGTATTGTGGAGAGCAATCTATCGTCATCTTCATCGGAATCTGCCACTATGAACATTATGCAAGGCAAAAGAGATAACTTACCAGCCGGTTCAAGTCAGATATTACCTTGTCTCAG AGGGAAAACTCAGCGCACCAGGGTCATAAGTAGCATGGACAGTGCCAAACATGATGATGATCTTCCCTCAAGCACCGCCACTGGTTCAGATCGCAATACATCTGGCTGTGGGCCAGCACCAAAGCTTGACCACGAGACTGTTCTACTCACCTTAAAAGATAGGCTTCAGAAGCTTGGGCAACGTTTACATGAG AAGGAAATTGAGGGCAGGAAACTACTCAAGGCTCATTTGGAAAAGAAAGCAGCAGCTGAAGCAGCATCCTCATCGTCCTCATCCAGTTCTTTGGAAAAGACCCCTGGCGGTTTGAAGAACCCAGAGCAACATTCAGTAACTAGTCCTGATGCATGTACCTATGCACCACCTCTTAGGTCTCAATCTGTAGCCACCGATGGAGCCCTTCCAGCAAAGCAAAATACCAGAATAAGCATAGAGTCTGGACCTATTGTTGCCCCTACTCCAAATAAGGTCGTACCAGCTTTGGGCAAAGAGCATGTTTCAAGTTTGAAGCTGAAAACAGATAGAGCTACTCCAGTCACCTCAAGATCGCTGTCAGTTGATAAAGCAGCTACACTTACTACAAGCTCGTCCCTAGTTAACAAAGCTATTCCAGCTCCCTCTGAATCACCTGCAGCACGGGTTGCTAAGGCTGCTAAACCTATTCCAGCTCCCCTAAAATCATCTGCACCTCAGGCTGACAAGGTTACTAAAGCTACCCCAGTTCCCCCAAATCCACCTGCACCACATGTAGAAAAAGTTGCTAAAGCTATTCCAGTTCTGCCAAAACCACCTGCACCCCAGGTTGAAAAAGTTGCTAAAGCTATTCCAGTTCTGCCAAAATCACCTGCACCTCAGATTGATAAGGTTGTGTCGCTTAACGCGGTACCAAGGCAGTGGCCCCCACTGTCTAATTCAGAACCTCGAAAAGTTTCAGTTCCTAAAAAGATTGTTGTTACTTCTGTTCCGCAGACTCCTGCAGCATCCAGGTCTTTAATCGCTCCTCTGTTCCAGGCACCAAGGGCAACTTTATCATCTACACCTGCAGTTCAAGTACCCCCATTGCAGTCACGTTCGTTCACTGTGTCTAGGCGAGCCAGCAAAGAGCCCTCCCCTCCTGTCCCAAGTTATGTACCGCAGACCTACCGAAATGCCATCGTTGGCAACGGTGGTCTTGATACAACCTTGTCAAGCTATGACAAGGTAACTTCTCTAGGCCAAAGCAATACACTTTCGGAGCCACTATCAGCATATGCATCAGCAACATCTGTCATGTTGCCCCCTGTTGGAAGGAACGGCCAGTTACCTGGTAATCAAGGATTCATGTCTGGGCATGGCAAGTTGGACACTCTTGATAACTGGCACCCATGGAAAGGTGACAGTGATGCTAACAAACACATGTGGAGGAATGATACTCCATACCAACAGCTGAATGGTGATGCGCACATACACCCATGGAATGATAATTTGTATCAGCAAGCAAGCTACAGAGAGACAGAAGAACAAGGCAGATTTGGGGGAATTCAGCATAGGCAGTTCCAGAGGGAGATACCTACAAATTTTGTCTCACACCAGCTGCAGGGTTCAGTGGGTGAAGAATTCcctcatcttgacatcatcaatgACTTGCTTGAAGAGGAACAAAGCAAAGTGAGCATGGCAGAGCCTCCCATCCATGAATACCGTACATTTGGCTTGCCATTTTCTCCAAGTGGCAACTTAGTAGAGGCTGACATTGCTTCTTTAAGTAATTCTGGCCGGTTGAACTTGACTGACCATTACTACGAGGGTTACCCAGGGGCCTATGACATGCCGAATGCTATACACAGGCCGAGAGAAGGGCAATTTTCCACATCGAATGCTTATTCCAATGGAAGGGTGGACTCTATTTCATCGAAGCCTTGGGTATATAGCTATCCTAATCCAGTCGTGAATCCTGGAATTAACTCAAATGGATATACACAGCAGATGGGGGACTACACCAATTATGCGAGCGGGAGGGTGCATGAGGAATACCTGTATCGCCGTGCAGATGGGCGATGGTAA